The Bos indicus x Bos taurus breed Angus x Brahman F1 hybrid chromosome 15, Bos_hybrid_MaternalHap_v2.0, whole genome shotgun sequence genome includes a window with the following:
- the LOC113905174 gene encoding olfactory receptor 51H1-like — translation MTDNNHSHFQCLYFVLTGIPGLELKYYWMAFPLGAIYVIALFGNGVIISTIKSELSLHIPMYYFLCMLALADTGLALCTMPSMLGIFWFNYKSIAFDACLVQMYFIHTFSAIESGVLVAMAFDRVVAIWKPLRYGTILTNSVVCRTGAVILIRAICVVFPVPFLIKRLPFYRSNILSHSFCLHQDVMSLACASTRVNSLYGLIAVIFTKGSDSLSILLSYAFILQTVMAIASGEGQLKALSTCVSHICAVLIFYVPLIGVSVIHRFGKHLSPLTHALMANAYLLIPPVLNPIVYTMKTKEIRRKLIQIFVPAKVTAEG, via the coding sequence ATGACAGATAATAACCACTCTCACTTCCAATGCCTCTACTTTGTCTTAACTGGAATTCCAGGGCTTGAACTAAAGTATTACTGGATGGCATTCCCACTGGGTGCTATATATGTCATTGCCCTCTTTGGCAATGGTGTCATCATCTCTACCATCAAGTCCGAACTGTCCCTGCACATCCCCATGTATTACTTTCTGTGTATGCTGGCACTGGCAGACACGGGACTTGCCCTTTGTACTATGCCCTCCATGCTAGGCATATTTTGGTTTAACTACAAGTCCATCGCCTTTGATGCCTGCCTTGTTCAGATGTACTTCATCCATACCTTCTCAGCCATTGAATCTGGCGTGCTGGTGGCCATGGCCTTTGATCGGGTTGTGGCAATCTGGAAACCCCTCAGGTACGGCACCATCCTCACCAATAGCGTGGTCTGCAGAACAGGGGCAGTCATCTTGATAAGGGCCATCTGTGTGGTCTTCCCGGTGCCTTTCCTCATCAAGCGGCTCCCCTTCTACCGCTCCAATATCCTCTCCCACTCCTTCTGCCTCCACCAAGATGTCATGAGCCTTGCCTGTGCCAGCACCCGGGTCAACAGTCTCTACGGCCTTATTGCGGTTATCTTCACCAAGGGTTCTGActccctctccatcctcctctccTATGCATTCATACTTCAAACAGTGATGGCCATTGCCTCAGGGGAGGGCCAGCTGAAGGCGCTCAGCACCTGTGTTTCCCACATCTGTGCGGTTCTCATCTTCTACGTGCCGCTCATTGGGGTGTCGGTCATTCACCGTTTTGGAAAGCACCTTTCACCACTGACCCATGCCCTAATGGCTAATGCCTATCTTCTTATACCCCCTGTGCTAAACCCCATCGTCTATACTATGAAGACCAAAGAGATACGGAGGAAGCTCATCCAGATATTTGTTCCAGCCAAGGTCACTGCAGAGGGTTAG
- the LOC113904956 gene encoding olfactory receptor 51H1-like, with the protein MMNTSSSHVNHHSFILTGIPGMPDKNPWMAFPLGFLYTMTLLGNGTILAIIKVDRSLHEPMYYFLSILALTDVGLSMSTLPSMLSIFWFNALEVPFDACITQMFFIHSFGEVESGVLVSMAFDRFVAIRDPLHYASILTHGIIGKIGIAVIIRAVCVVFPVPFLIKRLPFCHSNVLSHSYCLHQDAMRLACASTRVNSLYGLIVVIFTLGFDAFIILFSYVLILKTVLDIASRAERLKALNTCLSHICAVLLFYFPLIGVTMIHRFGKHLSPVVHTFMANTYLLLPPLLNPVVYSVKTKQIQRRIIHVFQRRKNRV; encoded by the coding sequence ATGATGAACACTAGCTCATCACATGTCAACCACCATAGCTTCATTTTGACAGGTATCCCAGGAATGCCAGATAAAAACCCATGGATGGCTTTTCCCCTGGGATTTCTCTACACCATGACTCTCCTGGGAAATGGTACCATCCTAGCCATCATCAAGGTAGATCGGAGTCTCCATGAGCCTATGTACTACTTCCTCTCTATCTTGGCTCTGACTGATGTTGGCCTCTCCATGTCCACCCTGCCCTCCATGCTCAGCATCTTCTGGTTTAATGCCCTTGAGGTTCCCTTTGATGCATGCATCACACAGATGTTCTTCATCCACAGTTTTGGAGAGGTAGAATCAGGAGTATTAGTGTCTATGGCCTTTGACAGATTTGTGGCCATCCGAGACCCACTGCACTATGCTTCCATACTCACCCATGGCATCATTGGCAAGATTGGAATAGCTGTCATCATCCGGGCAGTCTGCGTGGTCTTCCCTGTGCCCTTTCTTATAAAGCGGCTACCCTTCTGCCATTCCAATGTCTTGTCTCATTCGTACTGTCTCCACCAAGATGCAATGCGGTTAGCCTGTGCCAGCACTCGTGTCAACAGCCTCTATGGCCTCATAGTAGTCATCTTCACTTTGGGGTTTGATGCCTTCATCATTCTCTTTTCTTATGTGCTCATCCTGAAGACAGTACTGGATATCGCTTCCAGAGCTGAAAGGCTCAAAGCGCTCAACACCTGCCTCTCCCACATCTGTGCTGtgctccttttttattttcctctcattgGTGTCACCATGATCCACAGGTTTGGGAAACATCTGTCACCAGTAGTACACACATTCATGGCCAATACCTATCTGTTACTGCCTCCTTTACTAAACCCTGTTGTTTATAGTGTGAAAACCAAGCAGATACAGAGGAGGATCATCCATGTGTTCCAGAGGAGAAAGAACAGGGTCTAG